The proteins below are encoded in one region of Bdellovibrionota bacterium:
- the rpsK gene encoding 30S ribosomal protein S11, producing AAEHGVRTVDVQVKGPGAGREAALRALQSAGLKINMIRDVTPIPHNGCRPPKRRRV from the coding sequence AGGCGGCGGAGCACGGTGTGCGCACCGTCGACGTTCAGGTCAAGGGTCCGGGCGCCGGGCGCGAGGCGGCGCTTCGAGCGCTTCAGTCGGCCGGGTTGAAAATCAACATGATACGGGATGTTACGCCGATCCCGCACAACGGATGTCGGCCGCCGAAGCGGCGACGGGTTTGA